A single genomic interval of Aureliella helgolandensis harbors:
- a CDS encoding PQQ-binding-like beta-propeller repeat protein, with protein MDRVFVTETQDKQFEVVRALDLKTGKQIWETQWEGSMQVPFFAASNGSWIRATPSLDGDRLYVAGIRDVLVCLDASSGEILWKVDFVADTGSPLPQFGFASSPLVHGDHIYVQAGASLAKLDKLTGKIVWQRLKDDGGMYGSAFSSPIVATIAEVEQLIVQTRTSLAGVSPSDGTVLWTQDISAFRGMNILTPTVVGNSVFTSCYGGRSTMFTIDRQDNDWKVTEAWSHKSQGYMSSPLVIGDYIYLHLKNRRFVCLNSATGAEQWTTTPFGKYWSMIGNGSTILALDESGDLLLIQASPEEFKLLDRVTVGDNAWAHLAVVGEQIYVRNLDSIKAFAWK; from the coding sequence ATGGATCGCGTGTTTGTCACGGAGACCCAAGACAAGCAATTTGAAGTCGTGAGAGCTTTGGACCTTAAGACTGGGAAGCAGATTTGGGAGACGCAATGGGAGGGCTCAATGCAGGTTCCCTTCTTTGCTGCTTCCAATGGCTCTTGGATTCGAGCAACACCATCTCTGGATGGAGATCGCTTGTATGTTGCTGGAATCAGAGACGTGCTGGTTTGCCTCGACGCCAGCTCGGGAGAGATTCTGTGGAAAGTTGACTTCGTGGCCGATACAGGTTCGCCCTTACCCCAATTTGGATTTGCCTCATCCCCTCTCGTGCACGGAGACCACATCTACGTGCAAGCCGGAGCTAGTTTGGCCAAACTGGACAAGCTGACTGGCAAGATCGTCTGGCAGCGGCTTAAGGACGACGGTGGAATGTACGGCAGCGCCTTCTCGTCACCGATAGTCGCCACGATCGCAGAGGTCGAGCAATTGATCGTGCAAACACGCACCAGTCTTGCAGGCGTCTCCCCTTCGGATGGTACCGTCTTGTGGACCCAGGACATCAGCGCATTCCGTGGCATGAATATTCTTACGCCAACAGTTGTCGGCAATTCGGTCTTCACGAGCTGCTACGGCGGTCGTTCGACAATGTTTACCATCGACAGGCAAGACAACGACTGGAAAGTCACCGAAGCGTGGAGTCACAAATCCCAGGGCTATATGTCTTCCCCATTGGTCATCGGGGATTACATCTACTTGCACTTGAAGAATCGGCGATTCGTTTGTCTCAACTCCGCCACCGGGGCCGAACAGTGGACGACCACTCCTTTTGGCAAGTACTGGAGCATGATTGGCAACGGCTCCACGATTTTGGCTCTGGATGAATCGGGCGATTTACTCTTAATCCAAGCCTCGCCTGAAGAATTCAAGCTTCTTGATCGAGTCACTGTAGGCGACAACGCATGGGCACACCTTGCCGTTGTGGGTGAGCAAATATACGTCCGCAATTTGGATTCGATCAAAGCGTTTGCTTGGAAATAA
- a CDS encoding fasciclin domain-containing protein, with the protein MKRLMKNMLTALSTSAVLLSSSISGAAEKDIVDTAVAAGSFKTLAAALQAADLVDALKGDGPFTVFAPTDAAFAKLPAGTVETLLKPENKSQLAGVLTYHVVAGKVAAQQVVGLKGAKTLNGQRIDIAVTDGTVSVDKAKVVTTEIECSNGIIHVIDSVILPSSDNLVTTADKAGTFKTLLAAAEAAGLVEALSGETELTVFAPTDDAFAKLPAGTVESLLKPENKDKLAGILKYHVVAGRVYSEDALEAKVAKTLQGATVAITVTDGKARVNDANLIATDIDASNGVIHVIDAVILPPEPKKVSATKASQVIVDAIAQGSSTYNAGHHEACAQLYMTTTTNLLGDRSLPVHVVSKLQHAMTQAQHTSCSTSRAWTLRNGLDQAYSSIVSTR; encoded by the coding sequence ATGAAACGCCTAATGAAGAACATGTTGACTGCATTGAGCACCAGCGCAGTCCTGCTTAGCTCATCCATCTCAGGAGCGGCTGAGAAAGACATTGTCGACACTGCCGTCGCGGCAGGATCCTTTAAGACGCTCGCTGCGGCTCTGCAAGCTGCTGACTTAGTCGACGCCCTCAAGGGAGATGGCCCCTTCACGGTCTTTGCACCGACCGATGCCGCGTTCGCTAAGCTGCCTGCCGGCACGGTTGAAACTCTACTCAAGCCAGAGAACAAGAGCCAGCTGGCTGGTGTGTTGACCTACCATGTTGTCGCTGGCAAGGTTGCGGCCCAGCAGGTCGTCGGCCTCAAGGGTGCGAAAACTCTCAACGGCCAGCGGATCGATATTGCCGTAACCGATGGCACTGTATCGGTCGATAAGGCGAAAGTTGTCACGACGGAAATCGAGTGTTCCAATGGAATCATTCACGTGATCGATAGCGTGATTCTTCCGAGTAGCGACAATTTGGTGACGACGGCTGATAAGGCTGGCACATTCAAGACGCTGCTCGCCGCTGCCGAAGCCGCCGGGCTGGTAGAAGCACTGTCTGGTGAAACCGAGTTAACCGTCTTTGCACCGACTGATGACGCGTTTGCTAAATTGCCAGCCGGGACCGTAGAGAGTCTGTTGAAGCCAGAAAACAAGGACAAGCTGGCAGGCATTCTCAAGTATCATGTAGTCGCCGGCCGGGTTTACTCTGAAGATGCACTGGAAGCCAAGGTAGCGAAGACCCTCCAGGGAGCAACGGTTGCCATTACCGTCACGGACGGCAAGGCTCGCGTCAACGATGCCAACCTGATCGCCACCGACATCGACGCCTCGAACGGTGTTATTCACGTCATCGATGCTGTAATCCTTCCCCCGGAGCCCAAGAAGGTGTCGGCAACGAAGGCCAGTCAAGTAATCGTGGACGCCATTGCACAGGGTTCTTCGACCTACAATGCAGGGCACCACGAAGCATGTGCACAGCTCTACATGACCACTACGACCAACCTTCTCGGCGACCGTAGCTTGCCGGTTCATGTAGTTTCCAAATTGCAGCATGCCATGACTCAAGCTCAGCACACCTCGTGCTCAACGAGCCGCGCCTGGACATTGCGAAATGGTCTTGACCAAGCCTACAGCAGCATTGTGAGCACTCGCTAG
- a CDS encoding sigma-70 family RNA polymerase sigma factor has translation MSNSVVAENPPANGLSSGDLAPSSATSQNHPLIDYVPNASFVFSTDHTLNLLSSLSIQNNAGDGIPTDLPAYLGRLCEAELLTAEDEKILFRQMNYLKFLASELRDRLPPHSADHHALEAVEDLLSQSRQVRDHIIKANMRLVISIVKKFVTPSQSFDEILSEGTITLMNAVEKFDFDRGFRFSTYAYRSISRTAYRFVATAREEEARLTRGADEWAFGQTDETQSSSRSDQLWKALRDFTSQMLQRLDRRERFIIRCRFALGSHHRVRSLQELANKLGVSKERVRQLEGRAVSKLQAMANELDLDQVRISAN, from the coding sequence ATGTCGAACTCAGTAGTTGCAGAGAATCCCCCAGCGAATGGGCTTAGCTCCGGCGATTTGGCGCCCTCCTCCGCCACCTCTCAGAATCATCCCCTGATCGACTACGTGCCCAACGCAAGCTTTGTTTTCTCAACAGATCACACGCTTAACCTGCTATCCAGCCTAAGCATCCAAAACAATGCTGGTGACGGAATACCGACAGACTTGCCGGCCTACTTGGGACGTCTGTGTGAGGCAGAACTTCTTACCGCTGAAGACGAGAAAATCCTGTTTCGGCAGATGAACTATTTGAAGTTCCTGGCTTCCGAACTCCGCGACCGCCTGCCGCCCCACTCCGCGGATCACCACGCATTAGAGGCAGTCGAGGATCTGTTGAGCCAATCGCGTCAAGTTCGCGACCACATTATCAAAGCCAACATGCGTCTGGTGATATCGATCGTCAAGAAATTTGTGACTCCGTCGCAATCCTTTGACGAGATCCTGAGTGAAGGCACGATCACACTAATGAACGCCGTTGAGAAATTCGATTTCGACCGTGGCTTTCGCTTCAGTACCTACGCCTATCGCTCGATCTCGCGAACTGCCTACCGCTTCGTGGCGACCGCTCGGGAAGAAGAAGCCCGCCTGACTCGCGGAGCCGATGAATGGGCCTTTGGCCAGACCGACGAAACACAATCATCCTCCAGATCAGATCAGCTGTGGAAGGCTCTACGCGACTTCACCTCGCAAATGCTGCAAAGACTTGATCGCAGGGAGCGGTTCATTATTCGTTGTCGCTTCGCATTGGGCTCTCACCACCGGGTTCGCAGCCTCCAAGAGCTGGCCAACAAATTGGGTGTCTCCAAAGAACGCGTCCGACAACTGGAAGGTCGGGCCGTTAGCAAACTGCAAGCCATGGCCAATGAACTTGACTTAGACCAAGTCAGAATCTCTGCCAACTAG
- a CDS encoding B12-binding domain-containing protein yields the protein MKTLVTPKQVGRSLGVSESSVKRWCDNGEIAAQYTAGGHRRIAISTVLDLVRAGKYTLVAPDALGLPATSGRGAHATAHARETLTEALLEGNASRCRQLIFDLYLAEQHLSVICDEVLAPAFADIGERWSCGQAEVYQERRGCEIVLHIMHELETLFPPPLEDSYLALGGATEGDQYSLGTKMAELVLRDTKWNAISLGDNLPFSTLESAIADNRPRLFWISCSHIANPNQFLASYSALYERFHSEIAFVVGGRALTDELRRKMKFSAYCDNMQHLEGFARTLLVALEKKSL from the coding sequence ATGAAAACGCTTGTCACCCCCAAACAGGTGGGGCGGTCCCTCGGCGTGAGCGAGTCGTCGGTCAAGCGATGGTGTGATAACGGCGAGATTGCAGCGCAGTACACCGCGGGCGGGCATCGTCGAATTGCCATCTCCACCGTGCTGGATTTGGTGCGCGCGGGCAAATACACGCTGGTGGCACCAGACGCATTGGGCTTGCCTGCAACGAGTGGGCGAGGGGCGCACGCCACCGCGCATGCTCGCGAAACACTGACCGAGGCACTCCTGGAAGGAAACGCGTCGCGCTGTCGCCAGTTGATTTTCGATTTGTACTTGGCAGAGCAGCACTTGAGTGTGATTTGTGATGAAGTCTTGGCACCGGCGTTTGCTGATATCGGCGAAAGGTGGTCGTGTGGCCAAGCCGAGGTCTATCAGGAAAGACGCGGGTGCGAAATCGTTTTGCACATCATGCATGAGTTGGAAACGCTGTTCCCACCACCGTTGGAAGATAGCTACCTGGCCCTCGGAGGAGCCACTGAAGGAGATCAGTATTCCCTCGGTACGAAGATGGCCGAACTCGTCCTACGCGACACCAAGTGGAACGCCATTTCGCTCGGCGACAATCTGCCGTTTAGCACCCTAGAGTCGGCCATTGCGGACAATCGCCCTAGACTCTTCTGGATTAGTTGTTCTCACATCGCTAATCCCAATCAATTCTTGGCGAGTTACTCTGCACTGTACGAAAGATTCCACTCGGAGATTGCGTTTGTGGTAGGGGGACGCGCGCTGACCGATGAACTGCGGCGGAAGATGAAGTTTTCTGCGTACTGCGACAACATGCAGCATTTGGAAGGCTTCGCGCGTACCCTCTTGGTAGCACTTGAAAAGAAGTCGCTCTAG
- a CDS encoding SAM-dependent methyltransferase encodes MHRQLQQFQRGQLTIQDPIGVNRFGVRLQAAPSASIQVHRSSFYRQVALGGSLGAAESYIRGDWDSPNLTEAMQVLAGNMEALASVERGGAMLMRPLRTATNWLHRNTRRGSRRNISSHYDLSNAFFALMLDPTMTYSSGFFDRAESTLEEASIEKYDRICRKLQLSAKDHVLEIGTGWGGFAEHAAKQYGCRVTTTTISKQQHAYAADRFRSQGLTDQVTLLNQDYRDLCGSFNKLVSIEMIEAVGERYLPEYFAKCSQLLAPDGAMCLQAITIPDHRYERYRRSVDFIQHYIFKGGFLPSMGAIANSVGRKTDFRFVHMEDIGSHYANTLQMWRERFEKNLEAVQSLGFDERFIRTWRYYLSYCEAGFRERKIGVSQLLLSKPGCKLDVSTRA; translated from the coding sequence GTGCATAGGCAGCTGCAGCAGTTTCAACGTGGGCAACTGACGATCCAGGACCCCATCGGCGTGAATCGCTTCGGAGTCCGCCTCCAAGCTGCCCCGTCCGCTTCGATCCAAGTCCATCGTAGCAGCTTCTATCGCCAGGTAGCCCTGGGTGGCAGCCTGGGTGCAGCAGAGTCCTATATTCGTGGTGACTGGGACTCTCCGAACCTCACCGAAGCGATGCAAGTGCTGGCGGGCAATATGGAAGCGTTGGCGAGTGTCGAACGAGGCGGAGCAATGCTGATGCGCCCCCTTCGCACTGCTACGAATTGGCTGCATCGAAATACCCGGCGTGGTAGTCGCCGCAATATTTCGTCCCACTACGACTTGAGCAATGCGTTCTTTGCGTTGATGCTCGACCCTACCATGACCTACTCTAGTGGATTTTTTGACCGGGCAGAATCAACCCTGGAAGAGGCTTCGATCGAGAAATACGATCGCATCTGCCGCAAACTACAGCTCTCCGCCAAGGATCATGTCTTGGAGATTGGTACAGGGTGGGGCGGCTTCGCGGAACACGCTGCCAAGCAGTACGGTTGTCGAGTTACAACGACTACTATCTCCAAACAACAACATGCCTACGCGGCTGATCGATTCCGAAGTCAAGGTCTTACCGACCAAGTCACCCTGTTGAATCAAGACTATCGAGATCTTTGCGGCTCCTTCAATAAACTAGTCTCCATCGAAATGATCGAGGCAGTTGGAGAGCGGTACCTCCCAGAATACTTTGCGAAATGTTCTCAATTGCTCGCCCCAGATGGAGCAATGTGCCTACAGGCGATTACCATTCCGGACCACCGTTACGAGCGTTACCGACGATCGGTGGATTTCATTCAACATTATATTTTCAAGGGTGGATTTCTGCCGAGTATGGGAGCCATTGCGAATAGTGTGGGCCGGAAAACGGACTTTCGATTCGTGCACATGGAGGACATCGGAAGTCATTATGCAAACACACTCCAAATGTGGCGAGAGCGGTTTGAGAAGAATCTCGAAGCAGTCCAATCGCTGGGTTTTGACGAACGCTTCATTCGCACCTGGCGGTACTACCTGAGCTACTGCGAGGCAGGCTTTCGGGAACGCAAAATTGGAGTTTCTCAACTGCTGCTGTCTAAGCCAGGCTGCAAATTGGACGTCTCGACGCGGGCGTGA
- a CDS encoding DUF1365 domain-containing protein, whose protein sequence is MHSCIYEGTVSHRRHVPLNHQFQYRLYMVYLDLDEIPAMLGSRALLGNRATSVRSFLRGDHLFKPDIPLATEVRSLVLEQTGCETTGPIRLLTQLRNFGYYMSPLNLYYCFDAEANRVEAVVAEVNNTPWKERHCYVLWKGNQLQESHELTFSHPKDFHVSPFMDMEMQYRWRLSQPEATLQVRLANTRDSSVEFEADLALQRRSLDRQNLRRMSLRYPMMTAKICAAIYFQALKLWWKKCPSHTHPKKRSSSTQTTQCSSPLRPAKESRVQ, encoded by the coding sequence ATGCATAGCTGCATCTACGAGGGGACGGTCAGCCACCGCCGCCATGTGCCTCTAAATCATCAATTTCAGTACCGACTCTATATGGTCTACCTGGATTTGGATGAAATTCCCGCCATGCTCGGTAGCAGGGCGCTGCTGGGCAATCGTGCCACCTCGGTCCGATCGTTCCTGCGAGGGGACCATTTGTTCAAGCCGGACATCCCCCTTGCAACCGAGGTGCGTTCCCTAGTCCTCGAGCAGACAGGCTGTGAAACGACAGGCCCGATTCGTCTACTCACGCAACTACGTAATTTCGGCTACTACATGAGTCCGCTGAATTTGTACTACTGTTTTGATGCTGAGGCCAACCGCGTCGAGGCCGTCGTGGCGGAAGTCAATAACACTCCCTGGAAAGAACGCCATTGCTACGTGCTTTGGAAAGGAAACCAATTGCAGGAATCCCATGAGCTCACCTTCAGCCACCCTAAAGATTTCCATGTTTCGCCCTTCATGGACATGGAGATGCAATACCGCTGGCGATTATCGCAACCGGAGGCGACTCTCCAGGTTCGCTTGGCCAACACTCGGGACTCCTCGGTCGAATTCGAAGCAGATTTAGCGCTCCAACGGCGCTCACTCGATCGCCAGAATCTCAGGCGAATGTCCCTGCGTTATCCCATGATGACCGCCAAAATCTGCGCGGCGATCTACTTCCAGGCTCTCAAACTTTGGTGGAAAAAATGTCCTTCCCATACGCACCCGAAGAAGCGAAGCAGTTCAACTCAAACCACTCAGTGCTCGAGTCCTTTGCGTCCGGCCAAAGAATCCCGAGTCCAGTAG
- a CDS encoding NAD(P)/FAD-dependent oxidoreductase: MRIAVIGSGISGCLVARILSTQHSITVFEASHYAGGHANTVDVELEGVPYPVDTGFMVFNRKTYPNFCRLLEILDVASQPSDMSFSVRCDSSGVEYQGSSLNGIFAQRANLLSPSFLRMLRDIVRFNRAGMSAAQNALPQDEQSVGEFLTACGVGETFLRQYLVPMAAAIWSSTPQSILDFPASFLVGFFANHGLMQLRDRPQWRTIRGGAREYVDALLKPIADRVKLNSPVDTVIRSGEEVAVKSVGGRLEVFDQVVFATHSDQALRMLAAPTPAEREVLGAIPYHANTAVLHTDTRVLPSTRRAWASWNYRISEDDNQNASVTYDLSRLQNHHSPTPILLTLNPSVDIAAGSVIRSFHYQHPAYCVAAIAAQRRLHEINGRNQTHFCGAYWGYGFHEDGVNSALEVTKNFGLNLESCIAASTRGRSATAAMCL; this comes from the coding sequence ATGCGTATCGCAGTCATTGGTAGTGGAATTTCAGGGTGTCTCGTTGCCAGAATTCTTTCCACGCAGCATTCTATAACGGTATTCGAAGCCAGTCACTACGCAGGCGGTCATGCCAACACCGTGGACGTTGAACTGGAAGGCGTACCCTATCCAGTCGACACTGGTTTCATGGTGTTCAACCGGAAAACGTACCCCAATTTCTGCCGTTTGTTGGAAATTTTAGACGTTGCTTCTCAACCGAGCGACATGAGCTTTAGCGTGCGATGCGATAGCAGCGGTGTGGAGTATCAAGGGAGTTCCCTTAACGGAATCTTCGCCCAGAGAGCAAACCTCCTCAGTCCTAGCTTTCTGCGGATGCTGCGAGACATCGTGCGTTTTAATCGAGCCGGCATGTCGGCGGCACAGAATGCACTACCTCAGGACGAGCAGAGCGTGGGCGAATTTCTCACTGCGTGCGGTGTTGGAGAAACCTTTCTTAGGCAGTACTTGGTTCCGATGGCCGCAGCCATCTGGTCGAGCACTCCCCAGTCGATCCTGGATTTCCCGGCAAGTTTCCTGGTTGGATTTTTTGCCAATCACGGGCTCATGCAACTTCGTGATCGTCCGCAATGGCGAACAATTCGTGGCGGAGCTCGGGAATATGTCGATGCCCTGCTCAAGCCCATCGCGGATCGGGTTAAGTTGAATTCGCCTGTGGACACGGTAATTCGCTCAGGGGAGGAAGTCGCGGTAAAATCGGTAGGTGGAAGACTGGAGGTGTTCGACCAAGTGGTATTCGCGACTCATTCGGACCAAGCCCTCAGAATGCTCGCGGCTCCCACTCCGGCCGAACGCGAGGTGCTCGGTGCGATCCCCTACCACGCCAACACCGCCGTGCTGCACACGGATACGCGAGTGTTGCCAAGCACACGCCGTGCTTGGGCGAGTTGGAATTATCGCATTTCGGAGGATGACAACCAAAACGCTTCGGTGACCTACGATCTCAGCCGGCTACAGAACCACCATTCGCCGACTCCAATTTTGTTGACGCTGAACCCATCGGTTGACATAGCCGCCGGGAGCGTGATTCGAAGTTTCCATTATCAACACCCGGCCTATTGCGTAGCCGCAATTGCCGCGCAGCGTAGGTTGCACGAGATCAACGGTAGGAATCAAACTCATTTCTGCGGCGCCTATTGGGGCTACGGTTTTCACGAAGATGGTGTCAACAGTGCGCTGGAGGTTACTAAAAACTTTGGACTCAATCTTGAATCATGCATAGCTGCATCTACGAGGGGACGGTCAGCCACCGCCGCCATGTGCCTCTAA
- a CDS encoding acyl-CoA desaturase has product MTSTGQVQWFRVAPFFLLHAACLMVFVVGWSWIAIAVAAFVYFARVFGLTAFYHRYFSHRAFKTSRAVQFMGALLGNSAAQRGPIWWAAHHRHHHRASDNPNDIHSPSQQGFIWSHMLWFMTDEGYETNHRVVKDWLKFPELRFLERFDFFAPVLLAFSMYGLGEFVRMVSPQSGTSGVQMLVWGFVVSTVALYHVTFGINSLAHTYGTRRYATGDDSRNNLWLALFTFGEGWHNNHHHFPTSARQGFLWWEIDVSYYLLVVMSWLGLVWDLKPVPNHILKRNLVDSSSQGA; this is encoded by the coding sequence ATGACGTCCACCGGTCAAGTTCAATGGTTCCGGGTTGCCCCCTTCTTCTTGCTTCACGCTGCCTGCCTCATGGTTTTTGTGGTGGGCTGGAGTTGGATTGCAATTGCAGTGGCTGCGTTCGTCTACTTTGCGCGAGTTTTTGGCTTGACCGCCTTTTACCACCGCTATTTCTCCCATCGGGCCTTTAAGACGTCTCGGGCAGTACAGTTCATGGGAGCCCTGTTGGGGAACAGCGCAGCTCAGCGTGGCCCCATCTGGTGGGCAGCGCACCACCGCCATCATCACCGCGCCTCAGACAACCCCAACGATATTCATTCGCCTTCGCAGCAGGGCTTCATCTGGAGTCACATGTTGTGGTTCATGACCGACGAGGGATATGAGACCAACCACCGCGTAGTCAAGGACTGGCTGAAGTTTCCAGAGCTGCGGTTTCTTGAGCGGTTCGATTTCTTCGCGCCGGTCCTCCTTGCATTCAGCATGTATGGATTGGGAGAGTTCGTCCGCATGGTTTCACCACAATCGGGAACGAGTGGCGTTCAAATGTTGGTCTGGGGTTTCGTAGTCTCAACCGTCGCTCTTTACCATGTGACGTTCGGCATCAATTCGCTTGCCCACACCTACGGAACGCGCCGCTATGCGACAGGGGATGACAGTCGGAACAACCTGTGGCTGGCTCTGTTCACCTTCGGGGAAGGCTGGCACAACAATCATCACCATTTCCCAACATCTGCTCGGCAAGGCTTCCTCTGGTGGGAGATCGACGTGTCCTACTATTTACTCGTCGTGATGTCATGGCTGGGCCTGGTCTGGGACCTCAAGCCGGTCCCCAACCACATCCTAAAGCGCAATCTTGTCGATTCCTCAAGCCAGGGAGCCTAA
- a CDS encoding DUF1295 domain-containing protein has product MSLGLLFICNLAALAAALLLLWLISLGLKNASIIDIFWGLGFVIVAWLSLVLSGEWMTKPILLTLLVSIWGMRLSGYLAWRNVGKPEDYRYAAMREKHGPRFPIVSLFTVFGLQGLLTAIISLPLQVGIRQAGELNAVSWLGIAVWFFGLAFESIGDYQMARFKAQNSNRGKVMNQGLWRYTRHPNYFGDFLIWWGFYLVAADSVNWWWTAIGPLLMSFLLIRVSGVRLLENSLRSRIDGYEQYLKSTSAFLPLPPKQNF; this is encoded by the coding sequence ATGAGCCTTGGACTACTCTTTATCTGCAATCTAGCCGCGCTGGCTGCAGCTTTGCTGTTGCTCTGGTTGATCAGCCTAGGCTTAAAAAATGCAAGTATCATCGACATTTTCTGGGGCCTGGGCTTCGTAATCGTCGCCTGGCTATCGCTGGTCCTGAGTGGAGAATGGATGACCAAACCCATCCTGCTGACACTCTTGGTGTCGATTTGGGGCATGCGATTGTCTGGCTATTTGGCTTGGCGCAATGTGGGAAAACCCGAGGACTATCGCTACGCGGCCATGCGGGAAAAGCATGGACCGCGGTTCCCCATAGTCAGTTTATTTACCGTATTCGGCTTGCAAGGACTTTTGACGGCAATCATCTCCCTGCCATTGCAAGTGGGAATCCGCCAAGCTGGCGAGCTGAACGCTGTTTCCTGGCTGGGGATCGCGGTTTGGTTCTTCGGCCTGGCTTTCGAATCCATCGGCGACTACCAAATGGCCCGCTTCAAAGCACAGAACTCCAATCGTGGCAAAGTCATGAATCAAGGACTGTGGCGGTATACGCGGCACCCCAACTATTTCGGAGATTTCTTGATTTGGTGGGGCTTTTACCTCGTTGCTGCAGATTCAGTCAACTGGTGGTGGACTGCAATTGGCCCTCTGCTGATGTCCTTCCTGCTCATCCGAGTTTCCGGTGTTCGGCTATTGGAAAACTCGCTCCGCAGTCGCATCGACGGCTACGAGCAGTACCTGAAGAGTACCAGCGCATTCCTACCGCTCCCGCCGAAACAGAACTTCTAA
- a CDS encoding SAM-dependent methyltransferase, translating into MLNAIDLAESGVAPDWLIRIGIRRLLSKRIQGSHSVDVAAFAREIGSGPLALESQAANEQHYEVPAQFFESCLGRRMKYSACLFPHASTSLVEAEEEMLRLTCERAEISDGMRVLELGCGWGSLTLWIAEHFPNCTITALTNSNSQREFIEQTARQRKFVNVRVITANMTEFSADEKFDRIVSVEMFEHMRNYKLLFSRLAGWLAPQGKAFVHVFCHRSTPYLFETEGADNWMGRNFFTGGMMPSVDLFSHFDDCLGIEKQWTVNGLHYWRTCEEWLRNLDSNRSRALESLSKNVGIGNAEKALQRWRMFFMACAELFRYRDGMEWFVAHYLFTPQESGSPQAHRGEPALVQEGGV; encoded by the coding sequence ATGCTCAACGCGATCGACCTTGCAGAATCTGGTGTGGCACCCGACTGGCTGATACGGATCGGAATTCGACGCTTGTTGTCCAAGCGGATTCAAGGCTCGCATTCAGTGGACGTAGCAGCGTTTGCGCGAGAGATTGGCAGTGGGCCCTTGGCACTAGAGTCTCAGGCGGCCAATGAACAGCACTACGAAGTACCAGCCCAATTTTTCGAGTCCTGCCTCGGGCGGCGTATGAAGTACAGTGCCTGTCTATTTCCACATGCCTCAACGTCGCTAGTTGAAGCAGAGGAGGAAATGCTGCGGCTGACCTGTGAGCGGGCTGAGATCTCCGATGGGATGCGCGTGCTTGAGCTGGGCTGCGGCTGGGGCTCCTTGACCCTGTGGATTGCTGAACATTTTCCCAACTGTACGATCACGGCACTCACTAATTCAAACAGCCAACGAGAGTTCATCGAACAAACCGCTCGACAGAGGAAATTCGTGAATGTTCGCGTCATTACGGCTAATATGACGGAGTTCTCTGCCGACGAAAAGTTTGACAGGATCGTATCCGTTGAAATGTTCGAACACATGCGTAACTACAAGCTGTTGTTCTCACGCCTTGCGGGTTGGCTCGCCCCTCAGGGCAAAGCTTTCGTTCATGTTTTCTGCCACCGCAGTACCCCCTATCTGTTTGAAACCGAGGGCGCGGACAATTGGATGGGGCGTAACTTTTTCACTGGAGGCATGATGCCATCGGTAGATTTGTTTAGCCACTTTGACGATTGTTTGGGCATCGAAAAACAGTGGACGGTGAATGGCCTGCACTATTGGCGAACTTGTGAGGAATGGCTTCGAAATCTCGACTCCAACCGGTCGCGTGCCCTTGAAAGTTTGAGTAAAAACGTAGGGATAGGTAACGCAGAGAAGGCCTTGCAGCGATGGAGGATGTTTTTCATGGCATGCGCAGAGCTATTCCGCTACCGCGACGGCATGGAATGGTTTGTCGCCCATTACCTGTTTACCCCGCAAGAGTCCGGTAGTCCGCAGGCTCACCGCGGTGAGCCTGCATTGGTCCAAGAAGGCGGAGTGTGA